A stretch of DNA from Vidua chalybeata isolate OUT-0048 chromosome 3, bVidCha1 merged haplotype, whole genome shotgun sequence:
ggggcctggcggggccgggggctgcccgTCCTGTCCTGCCCGTCCTGGTCCCCCCACCGGGCCCGGCTCGGTCCCCCTTCCCTGTCgcttctcccccttccctctcgcttctcccccttccctctcgCTTCTCCCCCTTCCCAGTCGCTGCCCCCTCCGTGCTCTCCCACCCCTGCCTGTGCATCTCCCCCTCTCTTCCCGCTGCCCACTCGCTGCCCGCTTCCTCATCActtcccccctccctgctcgttctccccttccctttccctctcacttcccccttccttcctgctcactTCCCACCACCCTCTcactccccctgcccctctggtTTCTTATCTTGCTCTTCCTTCCACCTTCCCCACCgtttccttttttgctttccccttcccttcttgCTTCTCGCCCTTTCCACTCACTTCCCCCTTCCCACTGGCTTCCCACTTCCGATTCACTTCCCCCCCGctgcctcccttccccctcgcttcccctctcccctcccttctccttccccctctctcccctttccctcccaccGCCGTTTCCTCCCCCCCGCTTTCCGGGGTGTTTCGCCTGCGCAAACCTGTGGGCAAATGagattttcctcctctgctgagTTCCTCTTTCCGTGCTTCTGCCCTTTGTGTGACGTCGCCGGTGTCACCGCGGGACCGGCCGAGTTCCGTGCTGGCTGCCACGCCACGCCGGGCAGCCGCATCCATCCCGTGGTGGCCGGGAGCCCCCCGGGACCCGGCCCCTCGTGCTGAGTCAGCTCCAAACTTCCCGGCGGAGCAGCTTTGGTGACACCGAGCAGCTTTGGTGACACCGAGCAGCTTCTGCTCCCTCGAGGAACGGTGCCACGCCGGTGCCCGCCAGTGGGCCCGGTGTGTCCCGGTGTGTCCTGGTGTGTCCTGGTGTGTCCTGGTGTCCCAATGTGGCCCGGTGTGTCCTGGTGTGTCCTGGTGTGTCCTGGTGTCCCAATGTGGCCCAGTGTGGTCTGGTGTGTCCTGGTGTGTCCTGGTGTCCCAATGTGGCCCAATGTGGCCTGGTGTGTCCTGGTGTGTCCTGGTGTCCCAATGTGGCCCAGTGTGGCCCAGTGTGTCCTGGTGTGTCCTGGTGTCCCAATGTGTCCCAGTGTGGTCTGGAGTGGCCTGGTGTGGCCTGGTGTGGCCTGGTGTGGCCTGGTGTGTCCTGGTGTCCCAATGTGGCCCGGTGTGGCCCAGTGTGGCCCAATGTGGCCCAATGTGGCCCGGTGTGGCCTGGTGTGGCCtggtgtgtcccagtgtgtcctgGTGTCCCAGCAGTGTAGCCCAATGTGGCCCGGTGTGGCCTGGTGTGGCCTGGTGTGTCCTGGTGTCCCAATGTGGCCCAATGTGGCCCAGTGTGGCCCAGTGTGTCCTGGTGTCCCAATGTGGCCCAGTGTGGCCCAGTGTGGCCCGGTGTGGCCTGGTGTGGCCTGGTGTGTCCTGGTGGCCCAATGTGGCCCGGTGTGGCCCAGTGTGGCCCGGTGTGTCCCGGTGTGTCCTGGTGGCCCAGTGTGGCCCGGTGTGGCCCGgtgtgtcccggtgtcccccgaTGACCCTGGCTGGCCGTGCCCATGCCCCTGAAACCCGGTggcagccgccgccgcgcccccaggccccgcgccgcgccgcgccccggCAGCCACCCGCAGACCCTCGGGCGGCGTTTTTCGCGCAGGGAGTTTTATTTTGGCACGGGCCTGCCCCGCGCCTTCCCATGGGCCGTGCCCCGGCAGGCCGCGGCGCCCGAGGGCAGCGCGTGGGCCCGGCGCGTGCCGCGGTGTCGCGCCCCTTCCCGCGGCTCACCGCCGTTCCCGGCTCCCggcccagccccatcctgccgtgctcctcctgccccggcGCGGCTCCCGGCCCTGCTCGGGGCTCTGCTCGTTGGCATCAGGTCCCTCCGGAGTTTTCTCCCCGGTAACGGAGCACGTGGAGCTCCTGGGTGCTCCCGGTGAGGCCCTCCCGGTGCTGCAGCAGCCGCTTCGTTGTGCCCTGGCTCTATCCACGCTgtcccacctgcagggctggccGCAGCCTGGCGCTGGGGTGCCACACAGGACTGTCCCGTCCCACCCCGTAActtcccatcccattatcccatcccattatcccatcccatcccaaacttcccatcccattatcccatcccatcccaaacttcccatcccattatcccatcccattatcccatcccatcccaaacttCCCATCCCAACATCCCACCCAATCTCACCCCACAACATCCAATTCCACCCCATaacatcccatcccaccccataacaacccatcccatcccaccccatcccaccccataACAacccaccccatcccatcccatcccatcccatcccatcccatcccatcccatcccatcccatcccatcccatccatcccatcccaacaTCCCACCCAATCTCACCCCACaacatcccatcccatccaccccatcccatcccatccacgttgctcctgctctggcagacccggctgtggggctgtgcccggctttggctgtgctgtggagcaGGTCAGGGCCTGGTGTCAGTCTCTGGGGTTTTCTGGGGTGCAGGAATCACCccctggggtgctgtggggtgcagAGGTGTCATGGAGTGCAGGAATCACTCCCAGCGGAGCCTTGGGGTGCAGGAATCACCCCCAGAATGCCATGGGGTGCCAGAATCACCCCCGGGGTGCTATGGGTGCAGGAATCACCCCCTGGGGTTCTCTGGGGTGCAGTGAATCCCTCCcaggggtgctgtggggtgcaggaatCACTCCCTGGGATGCCATAGGGTGCAGAGGTGCCATGGGGTGCAGGAATCACCCGCAGGAGTGCTCTGGGTGCAGGAATCACCCCCTGGATTTCTCTGGAGTGCAGGAATCACCTCTTGGGGTGCCATAGGGTGCAGGAATCACCCCCAGGGGAGCCTTGGGGTGCCAGAATCACCCCCTTGGATGCCATGACGTGCAGCAATGACTCCCCGAGGTGCCATGGGGTGCCAGAATCACCCCCTGGAGTTCTCTGGGGTGCAGGAATCACTCCCAGCAGAGGCTTGGGGTGCAGGAATCACCCCCTGGATGCCATGGGGTGCCAGAATCACTCCCCGGGGTGCTCTGGGTGCAGGAATCACCCCCTGGAGTTCTCTGGGGTGCAGGAATCACCTCTTGGGGTGCCATAGGGTGCAGGAATCACCCCcaggggtgctgtggggtgcaggaatCACTCCCAGGGGTTCTGTGAGCTGCAGTGAATCACCCTCTGGGGTGCCATGGGGTGCAGGAATCACCCTCTGGGGGTTCTCTGGGGTGCAGTGAATCCCTCCcaggggtgctgtggggtgcaggaatcactccctggggagccttggGGTGCAGGAATCACCCCCTGGGGTTCTCTGGGGTGCAGTAAATCAC
This window harbors:
- the LOC128784895 gene encoding hornerin-like yields the protein MGLGREPGTAVSRGKGRDTAARAGPTRCPRAPRPAGARPMGRRGAGPCQNKTPCAKNAARGSAGGCRGAARRGAWGRGGGCHRVSGAWARPARVIGGHRDTPGHTGPHWATRTHRDTPGHTGPHRATLGHQDTPGHTRPHRATLGHTGPHWDTRTHWATLGHIGPHWDTRTHQATPGHTGPHWATLLGHQDTLGHTRPHQATPGHIGPHWATLGHTGPHWDTRTHQATPGHTRPHQATPDHTGTHWDTRTHQDTLGHTGPHWDTRTHQDTPGHIGPHWDTRTHQDTPDHTGPHWDTRTHQDTPGHTGPHWDTRTHQDTPGHTGTHRAHWRAPAWHRSSREQKLLGVTKAARCHQSCSAGKFGADSARGAGSRGAPGHHGMDAAARRGVAASTELGRSRGDTGDVTQRAEARKEELSRGGKSHLPTGLRRRNTPESGGEETAVGGKGERGGRRREGRGEARGKGGSGGEVNRKWEASGKGEVSGKGEKQEGKGKAKKETVGKVEGRAR